The stretch of DNA CATAGAAATTAGAAAGATGTTGCGCGATTTTGTTTAATTGAATGTTTGCCACCAACATAAACCGAATTATCTATCCTTAGATAGATATAACTGGATTAGTTGAGTTACATTTTTTATACTTGAGAGACAGGCACTAAATCAATTTTCTTGTTGAGGTGAGATATAACGGTTCTTAGCATTAATGAAATACAGTTCGTGTTCCTGGTTGAGCGTTGATATTTGATGGTTAATTGAAAACTGGTGTAGAGACGCGATATATCGCGTCTCTACTAGTCACTGTTAATAGGTGAAGTACACCTATTTAAGAAAGGCTATATTTATTTCCTTCAATTAAAAATTGATCAAAATTCATTATTAAATTTAAGCGTAAAAATAATTATAAAAAATAATAAAAATCAAAATAAAAATGAATAATTATATTAATAACAAACAACTTTATCAACAAAAACTTAAAGTACAAATTGACAAACTAAATGTTCACATTGCAGAACTTAAAACCCATGTTGAACATACTAAGACTGATGTCTCAAATCAATATCAAAGTAAATTAGAAGAACTATATACGAAACGCGAACTTGCCCAAATTAAATTCCAAGAACTACAACAAACTAGTGAGGAAGCTTGGGAAGAAATGAAACAAGGACTTGAAAAAGCTTTGGCTGAACTAAATCAAGCCTGGAAAAATGCGATTTATAAATTCAAATAAAAAAAAATATGATGGCTACTCTTAAATTGGCTTTTACACTGACCAGTTACCAGTAAAGACGTAACATATTACGTCTCTACATTAGTTATTAATTACCTTCTGTCTTCTGCCTTTTACTTTTGGACTTGCTTACTTAATTGTCTGAGTTTGTTTGTTAGCTAAACCTTCCTTACTATGGTCTAAGCGTAACTCTCCTTGGGGTTGTTGACGCAGTTGTTGAGGAGTTTGTTGACCAACTGAACCTTTGGCTACTGTTACTCCACCATCTGCTAACCATAATGCACCTGTGACATAACTAGCTTCATCAGAAGCTAAAAAAGCGCAAACATTGGCTATTTCTTCTGGTGTACCTCGGCGTGCCATTGGAGTAGCTTCGATCAACATTTTTTCCATTTCTGCATCCATTGGACCCGTTTCTTTGTGTGTCCAAGCAGTATCAATAGCACCAGGACAGTAACAATTAGCTCGAACTCCGTATTTGGCTTGTTCGACTGCAACTCCTTTCACAAAAGAATGCATCCATCCCTTAGTGCCACCATAAGGAGTATTTTGGGCTAAGCCATTAAAACCTGCTTCTGAACCTGCACAGACAATGTTACCTTTGGTTCTTTGCAGATAAGGGAGAGCGTATTTGGTCATAACAAAAGCAGAACGCAAGTTCATTTTTAGAGTTTGATCGAAAACATCTATAGGGTAATCTTGAGTTTCTGCTGTAGCGAGGAAAACCCCCGCATTATTAACTAAAATATCCAACTTGTCGTATTGGTCGATCGCGGTTTGAATACATTTTAGAGCGTCTTTTTCTTCCGATACATCACCACAACAAGCAACTGCTTCACCACCATATTCTTTAATCGAAGCTACCACATCATCGACGGGATCGTAAGAAAACCCGTTAACTACTACTTTAGCTCCTTCTTTGGCAAATTTATGAGCGATCGCTTCTCCAATGCCCGTACCAGCACCAGTGACAATTGCTACTTTTCCTTCCAAACGTCTCATGATTTTTAATTCCTATAAAGCTTGAGCAGTGGGACGAATCAAAATTTCATTAACATCAACTTCAGGAGGCTGTTCGAGAGCATACACAATCGCACGAGCGATCGCATCTGCATCAATAGCTTCTTGATAAATTGCTTCGATATTTTGAGAAGCTTCTGTATCTTGAATTGAATTAGTTAATTCAGTAGCTACTGCACCTGGAGAGATAATTGTGCAACGAATATCTGCACCAACTTCTTGACGTAAACCTTCAGAAATTGCTCGTACTGCAAATTTACTACCACAATAAACCGCACCACCTGGAAAGACTACGTGACCAGCCACTGAGGAAATATTAATAATATGACCGTTCTTAGCAGATTGCATGATCGGTAACACCGCAGCAATTCCGTATAAAACACCTTTAATATTTACATCAACAATCTTGTCCCATTCCTCAACTCTCAATTTATCAAGGCGGGATAAAGGCATTAAGCCAGCATTATTGAGCAAAACATCGATTTTGCCATATTTATCAAGGGTTGTTTGAGCCAAAGCTTGCATTTGCTGATAATTAGTCACATCAACTGTTTGATAAGTCGCCGTTCCTCCTGCTTGTTCGATTTTACTTACCAAATCTTGTAGCCGTTCTTCACGACGTGCTGCTAACATTAATTTAGCTCCACGTTCAGCAAGCATTTTAGCTGTAGCTTCGCCAATACCACTACTAGCACCAGTAATAATTACACTTTTTCCAGAAATAGAGTTCATATATACTTATTTTGCGCTTAATTTGCAGTTGTGGTTATATAATTTGATTGAGACACTATCAGAACTCTAAGATTTATCTACAAATTATGTCTCTGCTGAGAGAAAGAGATTGGGAAATCAAATTTTAGTGTTGATGGCTGTTAGCTAAGAGCTAATTTCATCTCAACGAAACGAGCTTGACATCAAACTACTTTACACAACTAAAATGAATCTTCCCGTTTTTGAAATTGTCGCTATGGCTGCCTCAGCAGGAGGATTAAATGCTATTAGTCAAGTATTATCAAACTTACCTGCCGATTTTGCTGCTGCTATTGTAGTCGTCCAACATCTCGATCCCTCTAGTCGCTCTTATATGGCAGAGATACTTAAGCGTCGCACCCCTTTAGCAGTTAAACAAGCCGAAGAAAACGAT from Stanieria cyanosphaera PCC 7437 encodes:
- a CDS encoding sll1863 family stress response protein, which produces MNNYINNKQLYQQKLKVQIDKLNVHIAELKTHVEHTKTDVSNQYQSKLEELYTKRELAQIKFQELQQTSEEAWEEMKQGLEKALAELNQAWKNAIYKFK
- a CDS encoding SDR family NAD(P)-dependent oxidoreductase, producing MRRLEGKVAIVTGAGTGIGEAIAHKFAKEGAKVVVNGFSYDPVDDVVASIKEYGGEAVACCGDVSEEKDALKCIQTAIDQYDKLDILVNNAGVFLATAETQDYPIDVFDQTLKMNLRSAFVMTKYALPYLQRTKGNIVCAGSEAGFNGLAQNTPYGGTKGWMHSFVKGVAVEQAKYGVRANCYCPGAIDTAWTHKETGPMDAEMEKMLIEATPMARRGTPEEIANVCAFLASDEASYVTGALWLADGGVTVAKGSVGQQTPQQLRQQPQGELRLDHSKEGLANKQTQTIK
- a CDS encoding SDR family oxidoreductase, with the translated sequence MNSISGKSVIITGASSGIGEATAKMLAERGAKLMLAARREERLQDLVSKIEQAGGTATYQTVDVTNYQQMQALAQTTLDKYGKIDVLLNNAGLMPLSRLDKLRVEEWDKIVDVNIKGVLYGIAAVLPIMQSAKNGHIINISSVAGHVVFPGGAVYCGSKFAVRAISEGLRQEVGADIRCTIISPGAVATELTNSIQDTEASQNIEAIYQEAIDADAIARAIVYALEQPPEVDVNEILIRPTAQAL